One genomic segment of Terriglobales bacterium includes these proteins:
- a CDS encoding aminodeoxychorismate/anthranilate synthase component II: protein MVFVLDNYDSFTYNLVQYLGELGAEVEVRRNDQVTLEEVEALRPERIVISPGPGTPREAGISIPLIRRFAGRAAILGVCLGHQAIGEAFGGRVVRAPRLMHGKTSRVEHDGRTIFRGLPSPLTATRYHSLMVSRHGLPRELEVSARTVRGEGEAVIMGLRHRHWAVEGVQFHPESVLTEDGKRMLANFLALWKPAPARVRA from the coding sequence CGAGTTGGGGGCGGAGGTGGAGGTGCGGCGCAACGATCAGGTGACGCTGGAAGAGGTGGAAGCGCTCAGGCCGGAGCGCATCGTGATCTCGCCGGGGCCGGGCACGCCGCGGGAGGCGGGCATTTCCATCCCGCTCATCCGGCGCTTTGCCGGGCGGGCGGCCATTCTGGGCGTTTGCCTCGGGCACCAAGCCATCGGAGAGGCGTTCGGCGGACGCGTAGTTCGTGCGCCGCGCCTGATGCACGGCAAGACCAGCCGCGTGGAACACGATGGCCGGACGATTTTTCGCGGCCTGCCCTCGCCGCTGACCGCGACCCGCTATCACTCGCTGATGGTCAGCCGGCACGGCCTGCCGCGCGAGTTGGAGGTCAGCGCCCGCACCGTGCGCGGGGAAGGGGAGGCGGTCATCATGGGGCTGCGGCACCGGCACTGGGCCGTCGAAGGCGTGCAGTTCCATCCGGAGAGCGTGCTGACCGAGGATGGGAAGCGCATGCTGGCCAACTTCCTGGCCTTGTGGAAACCCGCGCCAGCACGCGTTCGGGCGTAG